A window of Tautonia plasticadhaerens contains these coding sequences:
- a CDS encoding GNAT family N-acetyltransferase, whose translation MRLRPATPDDLDLLRYWDEQPHVIASDPNDDWAWGVELARSPSWRELLVAEEDGRPVGFLQIIDPRLEESHYWGPDVPPGLRAIDLWIGEASDLGRGLGTRMMRLALGRCFADPSVTAVLVDPLASNARAHRFYERLGFRAVERRRFGDDDCVVYRLDRADAPWQPPLRTPSAGDPGLCD comes from the coding sequence ATGAGGCTCCGCCCCGCGACTCCCGACGACCTCGACCTCCTCCGATACTGGGACGAGCAGCCGCACGTCATCGCCTCCGACCCCAACGACGACTGGGCCTGGGGGGTCGAGCTGGCCCGCTCCCCCTCCTGGCGGGAGCTGCTCGTCGCCGAGGAGGACGGCCGCCCCGTCGGCTTCCTCCAGATCATCGACCCCAGACTTGAGGAGTCCCACTACTGGGGGCCGGACGTCCCCCCCGGCCTCCGGGCGATCGACCTCTGGATCGGCGAGGCGTCCGACCTCGGCCGGGGCCTGGGCACCCGGATGATGCGGCTCGCCCTGGGGCGATGCTTCGCCGACCCCTCCGTCACCGCCGTCCTCGTCGACCCCCTCGCCTCGAACGCCCGGGCGCACCGCTTCTACGAGCGCCTCGGCTTCCGGGCCGTCGAACGCCGACGCTTCGGCGACGACGACTGCGTCGTGTACCGGCTGGACCGGGCAGACGCCCCCTGGCAGCCTCCCCTCCGGACGCCCTCCGCCGGGGATCCCGGATTGTGTGACTGA